One Gossypium hirsutum isolate 1008001.06 chromosome A11, Gossypium_hirsutum_v2.1, whole genome shotgun sequence genomic window carries:
- the LOC107960049 gene encoding uncharacterized protein — protein MPLYWTDLREIQIHEVDLVKETEEKVKVSDKVFLRVSPRKKVPRFGKNGKLNPRFIRPYKVIEKIGPVAYRLALPSELEKIHDVFNVSMLHRYRSNPSNVISPTEVEIRSNMSYGEELVKILARKVKRLRNKSIPLVEVLWKRHGVEEATWELKRL, from the exons aTGCCCTTGTATTGGACCGACCTTAGAGAGATTCAGATTCATGAGGTCGACTTAGTCaaggagactgaagaaaaagttaag gTCAGCGACAAAGTATTTTTAAGAGTGTCTCCTCGGAAAAAGGTTCCCAGATTTGGTAAAAATGGAAAATTGAATCCGCGTTTTATCAGACCTTATAAGGTGATAGAGAAAATAGGGCCggtagcttatcggttagctctaccatcagaattggaaaagatccacGATGTGTTCAATGTGTCCATGTTACACCGATACCGCTCTAACCCTTCAAATGTGATTTCTCCAACTGAAGTGGAGATTAGATCGAACATGTCTTATGGAGAGGAACTGGTTAAGATTCTAGCTCGAAAAGTTAAGCGATTAAGGAATAAGAGCATCCCCCTTGTGGAAGTGTTATGGAAAAGACATGgagttgaagaggccacgtgggaactgAAGAGACTATGA